In one Brassica oleracea var. oleracea cultivar TO1000 chromosome C9, BOL, whole genome shotgun sequence genomic region, the following are encoded:
- the LOC106316690 gene encoding uncharacterized protein LOC106316690, whose product MAPLKRTCSDISHQISIDNTLTKEPTPTPTATTTTLLSLSAISEVEDAKCECCGMSEECTPEYINGMRSKFSGKLICGLCAEAVEQEMEKMNSSELVVEKRREEAVHAHMSACARFNRLGRSYPALYQAEAVKEILKKRSNKMVRATKSEKGGLARSSSCMPALAKELEDRTFVNN is encoded by the coding sequence ATGGCTCCCCTTAAACGGACTTGCTCGGATATATCACACCAAATATCCATAGACAACACTCTAACCAAAGAACCAACGCCAACGCCAACTGCAACCACTACAACTTTGTTGTCCTTATCGGCGATATCCGAAGTAGAAGATGCAAAGTGTGAGTGTTGCGGCATGTCTGAAGAGTGCACGCCGGAGTATATAAACGGTATGCGTTCAAAATTCTCAGGGAAGCTGATTTGCGGGTTGTGCGCAGAAGCGGTGGAGCAAGAGATGGAGAAGATGAACAGCAGTGAATTAGTGGTGGAGAAACGGCGAGAGGAGGCAGTACATGCACACATGAGCGCATGTGCCCGGTTTAATAGGCTAGGCCGAAGTTATCCTGCGTTGTACCAGGCAGAAGCGGTTAAGGAAATTCTGAAGAAGAGGTCTAACAAGATGGTCAGAGCCACCAAGTCTGAAAAAGGTGGTCTCGCTAGGAGCTCTAGCTGCATGCCTGCTTTGGCTAAGGAGCTAGAAGATCGTACATTTGTTAATAACTAG